The proteins below are encoded in one region of Neoasaia chiangmaiensis:
- a CDS encoding SDR family oxidoreductase has translation MKISGNTILMTGGGSGIGEALAHRLHDAGNTVIVAGRRAEALKQACEGRANMHAVTLDIDSAAEIASFAARVTAGFPALNVLINNAGLMRFEVLDTHRDLADAEATITTNLLGPIRLSNALTDHLARQPDAAIVNVTSGLAFVPLIDTPTYSATKAAMHFYSVAQREALRGKVEVIELVPPGVQTDLTPGQASRSGYMPLKDYIDEVMTLLGQTPTPAEILVERVRPLRFAEANGQFDQTLAALNALARSQR, from the coding sequence ATGAAAATATCCGGCAATACGATTCTGATGACAGGCGGCGGGTCCGGCATCGGCGAGGCTCTGGCGCATCGCCTGCACGACGCGGGGAATACGGTGATTGTCGCAGGGCGTCGGGCGGAGGCGCTGAAACAGGCCTGTGAGGGCCGGGCGAACATGCACGCCGTCACGCTCGACATCGACAGCGCGGCGGAAATCGCATCCTTCGCGGCCCGCGTGACGGCAGGCTTTCCCGCACTGAATGTGCTGATTAATAACGCCGGTTTGATGCGGTTCGAAGTGCTGGATACGCACCGCGACCTTGCCGATGCGGAAGCGACGATCACGACCAATCTGCTCGGTCCGATCCGCCTGTCCAATGCGCTGACCGACCATCTGGCCAGACAGCCCGATGCCGCGATCGTCAACGTGACGTCCGGGCTGGCCTTCGTGCCGCTGATCGATACGCCGACCTATTCCGCCACGAAGGCGGCGATGCATTTCTATTCCGTCGCGCAGCGGGAGGCCCTGCGTGGCAAGGTCGAGGTCATCGAACTCGTGCCGCCCGGCGTGCAGACCGACCTGACGCCGGGACAGGCAAGCCGCTCAGGCTATATGCCGCTGAAGGACTATATCGACGAGGTGATGACCCTGCTCGGGCAGACGCCGACGCCGGCGGAAATCCTTGTCGAGCGCGTCCGGCCGCTGCGCTTCGCCGAAGCGAACGGGCAGTTCGATCAGACGCTTGCGGCGTTGAACGCGCTTGCCCGCAGCCAGCGTTAG
- a CDS encoding serine hydrolase — protein sequence MSIAYAAPPDIGQIDRLAARVQKEFNVPGIGIGIVQDGHVVLARGYGVQDGPGSPPVDARTLFGIGSNTKAFTAAGLGVLVDDGKLHWNDRMEDVLPGFQLADPWLTREFRVSDLLTHHSGMGLGAGDLLLFSRSNFARAELLPRLRDMPFTGRFRQDYAYNNLLYSIAGVTIEHVSHDSWEHFIQSRIIDAAGMPRCTTQSPTRPEPGFVTGHSVEDGVLRATKIDPLIAAAPAGGIVCSIDGMNVWMRLLLAGGVAPNGQRILSEKTRDDLWTPHALLDVPDNAVMTGTHFRAYGYGWFLEDFHGAKRVWHTGTVSGMVSLTSMLPEAHAGVVVLTNQEDHAATQSLALSISEMLLGDKPNDWVKYYRDRENRDQARPKPQFRFVTLDPAEQHAFVGTYRDAWRGDLIVAQDTGGLRLTFSRADGLTGRLQPLPHDLFVVRWDNRAMDGSDDSYVQFHRDTSGKVTDMTLRVVDHDFSFDVQDMHPIRVEAPDRK from the coding sequence ATGTCCATCGCATACGCCGCACCACCGGATATCGGGCAGATCGACCGTCTGGCCGCACGCGTTCAAAAAGAGTTCAACGTCCCCGGCATCGGGATCGGCATCGTGCAGGACGGGCATGTCGTGCTGGCCAGGGGCTATGGCGTGCAGGACGGTCCCGGCAGCCCGCCGGTCGATGCGCGCACGCTGTTCGGCATCGGCTCCAACACGAAAGCCTTTACCGCCGCGGGACTGGGCGTTCTGGTCGATGACGGCAAACTTCACTGGAACGACCGGATGGAGGATGTCCTGCCCGGCTTCCAGCTGGCCGATCCGTGGCTGACGCGGGAATTTCGCGTCAGCGATCTCCTGACCCATCATAGCGGCATGGGCCTGGGCGCGGGAGACCTGCTGCTGTTCTCCCGCAGCAACTTCGCGCGCGCGGAGCTGCTGCCACGCCTGCGCGACATGCCGTTCACCGGGCGCTTCCGGCAGGACTACGCCTACAATAACCTGCTCTACAGCATCGCGGGCGTGACCATCGAACATGTCAGCCACGACAGCTGGGAGCACTTCATCCAGTCGCGGATCATCGATGCCGCCGGGATGCCGCGCTGCACCACACAATCCCCGACCCGGCCGGAACCGGGCTTCGTCACCGGGCATAGCGTCGAGGACGGCGTTCTGCGCGCCACGAAGATCGACCCCCTGATCGCCGCGGCACCCGCCGGCGGCATCGTGTGCAGCATCGACGGCATGAATGTCTGGATGCGCCTGCTGCTGGCCGGCGGCGTGGCACCGAACGGGCAGCGCATCCTTTCCGAAAAAACGCGGGACGACCTCTGGACGCCCCATGCCCTGCTTGATGTGCCGGACAACGCCGTCATGACGGGGACGCATTTCCGCGCTTACGGCTACGGCTGGTTCCTGGAGGATTTTCATGGCGCGAAGCGCGTCTGGCATACCGGCACCGTCTCCGGCATGGTCAGCCTGACATCCATGCTGCCGGAGGCCCATGCCGGCGTGGTGGTCCTCACCAACCAGGAAGATCATGCGGCAACGCAGAGCCTCGCCCTGTCCATCAGCGAGATGCTTCTGGGCGACAAACCCAACGATTGGGTCAAATATTATCGGGACCGGGAAAACCGGGATCAGGCCCGCCCGAAACCGCAATTCCGGTTCGTCACGCTCGATCCTGCGGAACAGCATGCGTTTGTCGGCACCTATCGCGATGCGTGGCGCGGCGATCTCATCGTCGCACAGGATACGGGCGGCCTGCGCCTGACCTTCAGCCGGGCGGACGGACTGACGGGCCGCCTGCAACCGCTGCCGCATGACCTGTTCGTCGTACGCTGGGACAATCGCGCGATGGACGGTTCGGATGATTCATACGTGCAGTTCCATCGCGACACGAGCGGCAAGGTCACGGACATGACACTGCGCGTGGTGGATCACGATTTCAGCTTCGACGTGCAGGACATGCACCCAATCCGGGTGGAAGCCCCCGACAGGAAATGA
- a CDS encoding winged helix-turn-helix transcriptional regulator produces the protein MKSYDEHATAQTREIAESTPPDTVNPKVEALVTDLIGRVADKWTMLVLETLDAHRTLRFTALSRLIPGISQKMLTQTLRRMERDGMLSRTVHPVIPPHVDYSLTELGGSLGAAFCGVWIWAEENLSRIETARADFDRRTDIGKGS, from the coding sequence ATGAAGTCCTACGATGAGCACGCCACCGCTCAAACACGGGAAATCGCGGAATCAACCCCGCCGGACACAGTCAATCCAAAGGTAGAAGCCCTGGTCACGGACCTGATCGGCCGCGTGGCCGACAAATGGACCATGCTGGTGCTTGAGACACTCGATGCGCACCGCACATTGCGGTTCACGGCGTTGAGTCGCCTCATCCCCGGCATCAGCCAGAAAATGCTGACGCAAACACTGCGCCGCATGGAGCGTGACGGCATGCTGTCAAGAACAGTCCACCCCGTCATTCCGCCGCATGTCGATTATTCCCTGACGGAACTGGGCGGGAGTCTGGGCGCGGCATTCTGTGGAGTCTGGATCTGGGCCGAGGAGAACCTGAGCAGGATCGAGACGGCCCGCGCGGATTTCGACCGGCGCACCGACATAGGCAAGGGCAGTTAG
- a CDS encoding entericidin, whose product MTTNEVNRPTKKRAALSAALMTAACLSLAACNATRGAGEDVSSVGHDTSQAATNVQQGIANTTGAASR is encoded by the coding sequence ATGACCACCAATGAAGTGAACCGTCCGACGAAAAAGCGCGCGGCCCTGTCGGCAGCCCTGATGACGGCGGCCTGCCTGTCTCTGGCGGCCTGTAATGCGACGCGCGGTGCCGGCGAGGACGTGAGTTCGGTAGGACATGACACCTCGCAGGCGGCGACCAATGTCCAGCAAGGCATCGCCAACACGACCGGCGCCGCGTCGCGCTGA